The bacterium (Candidatus Blackallbacteria) CG13_big_fil_rev_8_21_14_2_50_49_14 genome segment ATAACCGCAAGACCTTGCCCCAGGTCATCGAAAGGGTCAAGGCTGCGCATTTTGATACCGTCGATGGCGAAGACCGTTTGCGTGTTCTGGCTGAACTCGAAGGCTTAAAAGACCGTCAGGACAAAGGAGAAGCTCTCGGGTTCAGCAGTGGCCAAGAAGAACTCATGCATTTGTTTGGTGGCATTCCAGGTGGTTTTTATATCATGCTTGAAAGAGGGGTGATGCCCCCGCCGTGGGCCCCGGATCTGATGCAAGCCATTGATTGGCCCAATTATGAACGCCTGAGCATTGAGAACCGAGCCAAACTTTTGCAATTCGCCAAACCTCATTCTGAGAGGTATATCCCATGAAAAAACAATTCACTCTGCTCTCTTGCCTGGGGCTTTTGGCCTGTACTCCCAATCCGCTTGAGAAACAAAGCCAACCCAGCCCCCAGGCCTCGGCTTCAGCCAGTGCAAGCGCCAGTGCCAGTGCCAGTGCCAGTGCCAGTCTGCCGCCCATTTCTTCGGAAGATTTGGCGCTGATCACGGAGGCCAATCTTCATTTTCAGGCTTTAACAGCCAAAACCACGCCCAACCCAGATCAAGTAGCATTGGGAAAAATGCTCTTTTACGATCCCCGCTTGTCAATCAACAATAAGATCAGCTGCAAATCCTGCCACAATCTTGAGAGCTTTGGTGTCGACAACCGCGCCACTTCCCTGGGCCATGTTTCACAAACCGGAACCCGCAATGCCCCCACGGTTTTAAACGCCGTCTACAATAAAACCCAGTTCTGGGATGGCCGCGCCAAAGATCTGCAAGATCAGGCCGGACAACCGATTTTAAACCCCTTGGAAATGGCCATGCCCAGTGAAAATGCAGTGATTCAAAAACTGTCAAAGATCTCAGGTTACCGCGACTCCTTTCAAAAGGCCTTTCCAGGTCAGGAAAATGCACTGACCTATGCCAATCTGAGCCTGGCCCTTGCCCGTTTCGAAGAAACCCTGATTACGCCAGGACGCTTTGATCAATTTCTGCAGGGAGATGGAAAAGCCCTGAACGACGCAGAAAAAAAAGGGCTCAAAGCGTTTATGAACAAGGGTTGCGTCGCCTGCCACAATGGCCCAGGCCTGGGCGGCGAAAGTTTTCAGAAATTTGGAGTAATTGCCCCCTATCCCCACCAGACCGATCCTGGGCGCTATGAAGTGAGTAAACTTGAAAAAGATCGCTATCTGTTCAAAGTGCCTTTACTTCGCAATATTGAACATACCCAGCCCTATTTTCACGATGGGAAAATCGCCGATCTCAAAGAAGCTGTGCGGATCATGGCCAAAACTGAATTTGGGGATGACTATAGCGAAGCCCAAATTGAAGAACTGGTCACGTTTCTGAAAAGCCTGAGTGGCCTTGTGCCTGCAGAAGCCAAAGCAGCGCCTGTTTTGCCCCCATAAATCACAAGCCAGAAAAGCTGCGCCCCAAGGCCACACAATCAGCTTCCTGAGTCAGGCATAAAGGGGGTGATTTTGAAGATATTCGGCAACCTCAGGCAGCACCGATTTCTGCCAACCCGATTGCCCTGTTTGCAGGGCTTCACGGATCTGTGTC includes the following:
- a CDS encoding cytochrome-c peroxidase, whose translation is MKKQFTLLSCLGLLACTPNPLEKQSQPSPQASASASASASASASASASLPPISSEDLALITEANLHFQALTAKTTPNPDQVALGKMLFYDPRLSINNKISCKSCHNLESFGVDNRATSLGHVSQTGTRNAPTVLNAVYNKTQFWDGRAKDLQDQAGQPILNPLEMAMPSENAVIQKLSKISGYRDSFQKAFPGQENALTYANLSLALARFEETLITPGRFDQFLQGDGKALNDAEKKGLKAFMNKGCVACHNGPGLGGESFQKFGVIAPYPHQTDPGRYEVSKLEKDRYLFKVPLLRNIEHTQPYFHDGKIADLKEAVRIMAKTEFGDDYSEAQIEELVTFLKSLSGLVPAEAKAAPVLPP